The following DNA comes from Microbacterium terregens.
CCTTGTAGCGGTACGGCGAGATGCCCATGGACGAGGCGACCGCCTCGTTGCCCTTCACGATCGCGAATGCGCGGCCGTACTTACCACGGACGAGGTTGCGTGTCAGCAGGAAGACGACGGCGGCGACGGCGATCACGATGTACAGCTGCCACTGGTCGTTGAACAGGCCGGTCCACTCCGGTGCCGCGGAGAACCGCGCGGAGGAACCCTGCGATCCGCCCGTGACGTCGGACAGGCGCTTGGCCAGGGGGACGCCGATGATCGGCAGTGCGATCGTGACCATCGCGATCGCGAGCCCGCCCAGCCGGGCCGCGGCCAGGCTGATGACCAGGCCGATGATGCCCGGGATGAGCGCTGCGAGGATGAAGACGAGCGCGATGTTCCAGTCGTTGTTGACGCCGTACGCGGTCACGTATGCGCCCACACCGACGAAGAAGATCTGGCCGAGCGAGACCTGTCCGGTGTAGCCCATCACCACGTTCAGGCCGAGGACCGCGACGGCGAAGACACCGATGCGGGCCAGGGTCTGGTTGAGGAACTCCGGCAGCACCAGGGGCGCCACCACCAGGAGGACGACGATCAGCAGCACGCCGACCCACCGCACCCACGGCTTGTTCATGAATACCGCTGCCCGGGCCATCACACTCGCACCACGTCTTTCCGGCCGAACAGGCCCTGGGGGCGCACGAGAAGCACGACGAAGATCAGAATGAACGGCACGGCGATCTTGAGATCGAATCCGATCAGGGGGATGTACACGGCGGCGAGGTTCTCGAGGACACCGATCATCCACGCGGCGATCACGACGCCCAGTGGGCTCGACAGTCCGCCGAGGATGACGGCGGCCAGCGCGTAGACCAGCGCCGCATCCATCATGCCGGGCGTCAGCGTCAGAGACGGGGCGACCAGCGCACCGGCGATGGCGCCCAGTGCGGCCGCCAGTCCCCAGCCGACCATGAGCAGGCGCCCGACCGGCAGACCCGAGAACGCGGCGGACTGCGGGTTGACCGCCACCGCCCGCAGGGCGAGGCCCAGCTTGGTGCCGATGAACAGCAGCTGCAGCAGGATCATGATCCCGACGATCACCAGGGTCGTGCCGATCGAGCGGACACTGACCACGGCGCCGAGGATGTTGACGCTCTGCACGGGGAACAGCGACGGGAACTGCAGGTTGTTGAAGCTCCATATCCAGCCGGCGATGCCGGTGATGAGCGTCAGCAGGCCGATCGTGACCACGACCGCGGTATCGGGATCGCCGCGCTCGAAGCGCCGCATCAGGAAGCGTTCGATCAGCGCTCCGAAGATGAACGACACCACGACGGCCAGCAGGATGGCGAGCACGAGCGGCACGCCGATCCGCAGGAACGAATAGGCGACGTAGGCGGAAAGGACCGCCATCGCACCCTGCGCGAAGTTGATCAGTCCGGTGGCCTGATTGACCAGCACGATCGCCAGCGCGAGCGCGGCATAGATCGAACCGGCCGAAAGGCCATCGATGACCAGTTGGATGAAAGTGCCCATCGGTCAGCCTCCCAGATAGGCGCGTCGGATCTCGTCCATGCCCTTGAGCTCGGTCGAGGTGCCGGTCAGAACGCT
Coding sequences within:
- a CDS encoding branched-chain amino acid ABC transporter permease encodes the protein MNKPWVRWVGVLLIVVLLVVAPLVLPEFLNQTLARIGVFAVAVLGLNVVMGYTGQVSLGQIFFVGVGAYVTAYGVNNDWNIALVFILAALIPGIIGLVISLAAARLGGLAIAMVTIALPIIGVPLAKRLSDVTGGSQGSSARFSAAPEWTGLFNDQWQLYIVIAVAAVVFLLTRNLVRGKYGRAFAIVKGNEAVASSMGISPYRYKVLAFTIASLIGGVSGFLYMVVVQYTSPETMSFGHSISLLAAMVIGGAGSILGSLLGGAYYVLAPQLTNAIDSSLTAVLQGVILLVILFVLPGGLVSLPRLWRRKKRGGPNAAAAPVIPAAKNAAAATVAPGAAPDPSTPPTPTQSQEKRQDT
- a CDS encoding branched-chain amino acid ABC transporter permease; its protein translation is MGTFIQLVIDGLSAGSIYAALALAIVLVNQATGLINFAQGAMAVLSAYVAYSFLRIGVPLVLAILLAVVVSFIFGALIERFLMRRFERGDPDTAVVVTIGLLTLITGIAGWIWSFNNLQFPSLFPVQSVNILGAVVSVRSIGTTLVIVGIMILLQLLFIGTKLGLALRAVAVNPQSAAFSGLPVGRLLMVGWGLAAALGAIAGALVAPSLTLTPGMMDAALVYALAAVILGGLSSPLGVVIAAWMIGVLENLAAVYIPLIGFDLKIAVPFILIFVVLLVRPQGLFGRKDVVRV